GGAACGCCGTGGGGGAGGGCCGTCTTTTCACCGAACAGGACGGTGGTGGAGAAGGACATCCCCTGAACTCCTTTTTTCTTCAGCTCGTATTCGATTTCGGCGACGATTTCGATCTCCGTGCAACCTTCCCGCAAGGCGTCGATGCCGATTTCGACTCCGTAGTCGGCCAGCCGGGCCGCCTTGGCGAGCAGGCGGATTTCTTCCTGGTCCTTGATCGCGCGAAGTTCATACATCTTTTCCTCGACGGGGACCAGGGTTGCCCCGGGATTCAGCGCGAGGAGCCGTTCCGCCCGCCCGTGGGAAAGGTGCTCCTTCTCCACGGCGATCGTGCCGGCCGACTTCAGCCGCCGGTCCCAAATCTGCCGGATGTGATCCCAGGGATCTTCCGCATCGCCGTATCCCAGGATCTCCCCTTTCCAGCCCGCCTCCTTCGCCCGTTGCACTTCCATCAGGGGGCAGACCAGGAAGGGCTCCTCATCGGCGGGGACGAACAGGCCCAGGAGACGTTCGTGGGGATCGCAGTGGAATCGGGTCAGATACAAGATGTTGGCTGTGGATGTGAGCAAGGTGAGGTCGATGCCCTTATCCTTCATCCACAGGCTCAGTTCCTTGATTTTTTTGTTCATGTTTTCTACCCCTTTCCCGAGGGTTCTTTATTCAATTTATCAAAAATCGGAGGGGAGGACGATCCCCGAGGATGCGGACGGACCGTCAAACCGACCCCGGCAGGCGTACGGCCATGAGGTGCGGTTGCGCGTTCGGAGTGTGTAAATGAAAACCGGGAGGGGTAGGGAGATGTTGAAGGGCCTACGATGGCCTGCGGCGGAATCGGAGGGAGCGGGACTTGGCTGAAAGAGAGCGCGTTTCGGAAACCCACAAGGCGCAGAGGGGATCCGCCCTGGAGGTGTTGAGAGTCGCCGTTCGGCTGGGGCTGACTTCCTTCGGCGGTCCCATTGCCCATCTGGGATACTATCGGGAGGAATACGTGATCCGGCGACAATGGCTGGATGAAAAGGCGTATGCGGATCTTGTGGCCCTGTGTCAGATGCTCCCGGGACCGGCGAGCAGTCAAGTGGGGATCGCCGTCGGTCTGATCCGGGCGGGATTACCGGGGGCGCTGGCTTTTTGGACGGGATTTACCCTTCCCTCCGCCTTGGCGTTGATGGCGTTCGCGTATGTCTTGCAGGGATCTCAGATCAAGGAGACGGAGTGGATCCACGGTTTATTGGTCGTCGCGGTGGCGGTGGTCGCCCAAGCCGTCTGGGGGATGGCCCGGACGTTGGCTCCGGATCGTCCCCGGGCGACGATCGCCGTGTTATCGGCCATCGTCGCGGTGATTTGGCATTCGACGCTGAGCCAGGTGCTGATCATCGTCTCCGCCGGGTTGATCGGTTGGCGGTTTTTGCCCCGG
The Planifilum fimeticola genome window above contains:
- a CDS encoding M24 family metallopeptidase, with amino-acid sequence MNKKIKELSLWMKDKGIDLTLLTSTANILYLTRFHCDPHERLLGLFVPADEEPFLVCPLMEVQRAKEAGWKGEILGYGDAEDPWDHIRQIWDRRLKSAGTIAVEKEHLSHGRAERLLALNPGATLVPVEEKMYELRAIKDQEEIRLLAKAARLADYGVEIGIDALREGCTEIEIVAEIEYELKKKGVQGMSFSTTVLFGEKTALPHGVPGSRKLSSGDLVLFDLGVIVDGYCSDITRTVAYRRIDDSHRQIYETVLRAQQAALGRCSPGTPISEVDQAARKVITAAGYGDRFPHRVGHGLGLEVHEFPSMSASNDQTLREGMVFTVEPGIYIPGKGGVRIEDDVAITREGCDILTKFPKELRVVE